A genome region from Cervus elaphus chromosome 18, mCerEla1.1, whole genome shotgun sequence includes the following:
- the LOC122674578 gene encoding probable G-protein coupled receptor 141 — translation MELTNVTTLSNASNTDLSRCDRHCRTILLSLYSVVLLGGAAGAIAMSYMMLKRNNQSIVATIVLNIIVLHSILLFSLPFRLSYYVLVVWEFGSFTCRLVSSIIYGHMYFTFVFYVAIIVSRLLMYFKKLQTQFQKYHVVVLSIIIWMVGSVIFLPIFFLHYGTNPSYSEQQCFEFYKDLKREEFIILNYSMIVIMMTTVVTLFLIQMWVIVQLVKALWPDMWTHQEYRAQIKSFFFLLIIVVCFIPHHAFRIHFIQHYSETENSDLVLYNEIFVALTTACCLDMLCFVGGVIH, via the coding sequence ATGGAGCTGACCAATGTGACCACCCTGTCAAACGCTTCGAACACAGACCTGAGTCGCTGTGACAGGCACTGCAGGACGATTCTCCTATCACTATACAGTGTGGTTTTGCTGGGAGGCGCTGCAGGGGCCATTGCGATGTCTTATATGATGCTCAAAAGGAACAACCAATCAATCGTCGCCACGATTGTTCTCAATATCATCGTGCTACACTCCATCCTCCTGTTCAGCCTTCCCTTCCGCCTCAGCTATTATGTCTTAGTTGTCTGGGAGTTTGGATCCTTCACCTGCCGATTGGTTAGCAGCATAATATATGGTCATATGTATTTCACCTTTGTTTTCTATGTGGCCATCATTGTAAGTCGATTGCTCATGTATTTTAAGAAACTCCAAACTCAGTTCCAAAAGTACCATGTGGTGGTTTTAAGCATTATTATTTGGATGGTGGGTAGTGTCATTTTTTTGccaatattttttttacattatggCACCAATCCAAGTTACTCAGAACAACAGTGTTTCGAGTTCTACAAAGACCTCAAACGCGAGGAGTTTATTATCTTGAACTACTCTATGATTGTCATTATGATGACAACGGTTGTGACCCTCTTTCTGATACAGATGTGGGTCATTGTTCAACTGGTAAAGGCTCTTTGGCCAGACATGTGGACGCATCAAGAGTATAGAGCTCAAATCAAGagcttcttcttcctcctcataaTAGTGGTTTGTTTTATACCCCACCATGCCTTCCGGATACACTTCATTCAACATTACTCAGAGACAGAAAATTCCGATTTAGTTCTTTATAATGAAATTTTTGTTGCTTTAACTACAGCCTGTTGCCTGGATATGCTGTGTTTCGTAGGTGGTGTTATCCATTAA